Proteins encoded by one window of Pirellulales bacterium:
- a CDS encoding sulfotransferase yields MFWTGMDLFGWMRLLVRNRFAVHWTRWHQALFLTGMGLFHTAYRWWQWPWVGWRANRMPIVDEPIFVVGHWRAGTTLLHELMVLDERHTSPTTYECLVPNHFLLSEDFARRFLKFLLPAHRPMDNMAAGWDRPQEDEFALCNLGLPSPYLTIAFPNHGPQYEEYLTLEGLSPEELERWKRILLRFLRQITFRRPKRIVLKSPPHTCRIKTLLEIFPRARFIHIVRDPYVVYASTCNLWRTLYRKHGLQQPNYEGVEEYVLRTFERMYEKFEADRELIDADCFCEVHYEELVRDPIASMRAIYEKLDLGGFAAVLPALEEYVARTEGYRTNKYEMSDEARQQVALRWASFMWRYGYAPQPAEV; encoded by the coding sequence TTGTTTTGGACCGGCATGGACCTTTTCGGCTGGATGCGGCTGCTCGTCCGCAACCGCTTCGCCGTGCATTGGACCCGCTGGCACCAGGCCCTGTTTCTCACCGGCATGGGCCTGTTTCACACGGCCTATCGCTGGTGGCAGTGGCCGTGGGTCGGCTGGCGGGCCAATCGCATGCCGATCGTAGACGAGCCCATCTTTGTCGTGGGTCATTGGCGGGCGGGCACCACCTTGCTGCACGAGCTGATGGTGCTCGACGAGCGGCACACCTCGCCCACCACCTATGAATGCCTCGTACCGAACCATTTTCTGCTCAGCGAGGATTTCGCCCGCCGCTTTCTCAAATTCCTGCTGCCGGCCCATCGGCCGATGGACAATATGGCCGCCGGCTGGGACCGCCCCCAGGAAGACGAATTCGCCTTGTGCAACCTGGGCCTGCCGTCGCCCTACCTGACCATCGCCTTTCCGAATCACGGGCCGCAGTACGAAGAGTATCTGACGCTGGAAGGACTTTCGCCGGAGGAACTGGAGCGATGGAAGCGGATTCTGCTGCGGTTTCTGCGGCAGATCACGTTTCGCCGGCCCAAGCGGATCGTGCTCAAAAGCCCGCCCCATACCTGCCGCATCAAAACGCTCTTGGAAATCTTTCCTCGTGCGCGGTTCATTCACATCGTCCGCGATCCCTACGTGGTTTACGCCTCGACTTGCAACCTGTGGAGAACGCTGTATCGCAAGCACGGCCTGCAGCAGCCCAACTACGAGGGCGTGGAGGAATATGTGCTGCGGACGTTCGAGCGGATGTACGAGAAGTTCGAAGCCGATCGCGAGCTGATCGATGCCGACTGTTTTTGCGAAGTGCATTATGAAGAGTTGGTGCGCGATCCCATCGCCTCGATGCGAGCGATCTATGAAAAGCTCGACTTGGGCGGTTTCGCTGCGGTGCTGCCGGCTCTGGAAGAATACGTGGCCCGTACCGAGGGCT